The region CGCGGGATTCCAGCTATTGGCGCGATGTGGGCAGCCTGGATGCTTACTGGAATGCCAACATGGACCTGACGGGTATCGCGCCTTTTTTTAACCTCTACGGTCGACGCTGGCCCTTGAGAGGCCTGCAGCGGCAGGTGCCTCCGGCCAAGTTCGTGGCTTCCGGCGGTGACCCGGCATCTTTGCGTGCCGGCACGGCCCGGGATTCCGTGGTGCCCCCCGGTTGCCTGATCAGTGGAGGGATTGTGCGCCACTCGGTCTTGTCCTACAACGTGATTGTCAACTGTCATGCCGAAGTGGACGAATCGGTCATCATGGACCACGTGGAAATAGGGCACCATTGCCGCATCAAGAAAGCCATCATCGACAAGGACAACGTGATTCCTCCCCACACCGAAATCGGCGTCACACCCCAGGAAGATCGCACGCGCTTTGTGGTGACCCCTCGAGGCATTACCGTGGTGCCTCGTGGCGCCTTTCCCCGGCCATGACGACCGGCTGCAGGGGACGCGATGCTTGGGGGAAAATCGACATTCTTGGTGAAGTCCTAAGACCAGATCTTCAAGAAAATCGTGAAGGCGATCATCGGGGAAAACCTCATCCCATGGTCCAATGGAGTCGGGTAAGGTGCTTATCCATGGCTTCACAATGCTTGGCGACGACCTCGAACCGTTTGTCCACGGCGTCAAAACGGGCGGCGATTTCCCTCTGTAGGGCTTCAGACCCTTTGTTCAGGGCGTTACCGGCGCACGTGGATTTCCCCGAAGAGCACTGCGTTCGTTTTTCAGCGGGCTGTGGTGATGCAGGGCATGGCGGCTTGGGCCGATCCTTGAAGGAGTCAAAGGAGCGTTCCGGATGGCTTTGACTTTTGGGTCGAGCCTGAACCGTTCCTGTAAAGGGAATGAAGTGGTTTAAGATGGCAGAATTGAGGTCGCGGCGTGCGCCGCCCTCGCCTAGATCAAGGCGAACTTTACGAGAACGCGGTTTTTTCATGGGCCGTGCAGATACTACCGTTTTCAGCGGTCAAGCGTACCTCAATATGCTGCAGGAAGGTCAAAAGTTGTGGCGAGAAGGGGAATGGCGAAACGGCGATTTCGGAACAGTTTAAGACAGTCCGGACAAAATCACTTTCTTTTTGACAACGCCCGTTTGCGGATCCTCAATGGACTTTTCTAAAATGCGCACGGCCTGCACGCTTTCCACCGCTTTCCACGAGGATTCCGGCGCGATGATCACGGTTCCCGCAGCCACCGTGCCGCCCACTCTAATTTCTGGACGGTCCTTTTTCATCTTGGCCCACTGCATGAGGCCTTGCACTTCCTCTTCCAGGTCGGCCAGGTCTCGAGCGCACTGTGTTCGGCGGTCGACCACTCGAACAAGAGATGATTTGAGGGCATCCTGCACTTGAAAAAGTTTTTCCACCTTTGGTTCGGTGTCCTGAATGGCCTTATGAAGGTTTTCTAGGTGTGCCCGGGTCGAGGCGCTCTTGACGGCGACTCCGTCCTCTTCAAGCTTTCGAATTTCCAAAAGGGTTCGATCCTGAAACTGCACCATTTTTCCAATGGCGAGTTCAGTGCGGCTCAGAGCCTTTCTTTGTCGAGTTTCCACGTTCTTGAATCGCAGGGTTCGATCCTTGAGCTTTTGCATGCGGTCCCGCAGGGAGCTCAATTTTCTTTTCAGAATCGGGTCTTCGCCCACAACAAGTCGGCAGGCCTTGGACTTTTCCGAGCCCACATGAAGCAAAAGCATCTTTCCAGCGGCCGTGATTTGAGAAGACAAAACGGTGGCGGTGGGGGCAAGCAGGGATTCGGAGGTTTCGACGGTGCTGTCCACGATACTGCTGGAAACGGCCACGTCCCCGCAGGCGCAGACCGTGCTTCCCGCAAGATGCCGCGCCTTGACCTGACCCTCGGCATGGATAGAGGCATTGATGACGCCCCCGGAAATCATCACGTTGCCTTCGGCGAGAATTTTCCCCCCGTGAATTTCCGAGGCGGTCACCGAGGCGGCCTTGACGCGAAAACCCGCGGTGATGGTGCCGGAGATTTTCACATCACCGTCAAAGACCACATGGCCTGTTTTCAGGTCCACATCGCCGACGATTTCCAATTCGGAGTGGACGCTGATTTTGCCGTCCGCACTGATTTGAGGGCGTCCGGTGCGCGCGGCAAAAACTTGCGTGCCGTCTGCGGAACGGAGCGCACCTTTTCCAGCGCGCAGCACGATGTCCAAGGGTTTGGGTGGTTCGATCGGATGACCGAAGACGTCGGTGCCGGGTGTTCCTGGGGTTGGCGGAATTCTTTCGGCCAAAAGGTCCCCCTCGCGAACGACAGGAATTTCCCCTCGATCTCGAAAGTCTACAGATCCCCCTTTGCGGAGGCGGCCGACCTTGAGAGGGTCCGTGTCGAAGTGGTACTGAATGGAGGCGTCACGCCCGGGTGTAGGGGGATCGCCGCGTGCCACAACGATGGATCCTTTGACGCCGGGGCGGGAAAGGATCTTCGGCACAATGTCCGAAGGAAGCGTGATCCCATGGCAGATGCCGCGTTTTTCGATAAAAGCGCGCAGCTCGGCAAGAGTGAGATTCGACGGAGGCTTTTGGCTCCACACCAGGGAGGCTTCCAGGCGATCTGAAGACACCACCACGTCAAACACGTCCTCAAGGGCCTGAAGGCGCTCGCTGGAAAGGAAGGTCTCCGTGGATGGGGGCGTTTCGGGAGCTTCACACACAAGGGAGACAGCCTCAGCGGGTGGTGCCGTGGATGCCGCAAAAGCGTCCTTTAAAGCCTGAATGGCGCCGTGGTCCAGAATGTTTTCTTCGTAAAGGACCTGCTCGATGGAATAGAATTTTCTATCCCGCTTGAAGAGTTCCATCTGGCGCCCCAGGGCGCGCTTTTCCTCTTGCGGAAGCAAAAAGCCCTTGGTCACCGCATAGTGCAGAAGAGGTTTTTCTTGTTCTCGAAGCTTGAAGAAACGCTGGAGCTTGAGAAGCGCCTTCATCTGAGTGGGGGTGATGACCCCCATGTCCACGAGAATTTCTCCCAAAAGCTTTTTTTCGCCCGCCGACGCCAGAGCCTGCTGAGTTTTCAAGGCCTTTTGCACGGTTTCCTTCGTGGCCAATCCGTATCGAATGACCAATTTACCGAAAACAAGCTGGGCCTTCGTCGGAGAAGCTTTGTCCTCAGGGGCCATGGCTCGCCTTTTGCCATAAGAGGGCCATATTCGCCAAGACGTTTCCTA is a window of Desulfosoma caldarium DNA encoding:
- a CDS encoding DUF342 domain-containing protein produces the protein MAPEDKASPTKAQLVFGKLVIRYGLATKETVQKALKTQQALASAGEKKLLGEILVDMGVITPTQMKALLKLQRFFKLREQEKPLLHYAVTKGFLLPQEEKRALGRQMELFKRDRKFYSIEQVLYEENILDHGAIQALKDAFAASTAPPAEAVSLVCEAPETPPSTETFLSSERLQALEDVFDVVVSSDRLEASLVWSQKPPSNLTLAELRAFIEKRGICHGITLPSDIVPKILSRPGVKGSIVVARGDPPTPGRDASIQYHFDTDPLKVGRLRKGGSVDFRDRGEIPVVREGDLLAERIPPTPGTPGTDVFGHPIEPPKPLDIVLRAGKGALRSADGTQVFAARTGRPQISADGKISVHSELEIVGDVDLKTGHVVFDGDVKISGTITAGFRVKAASVTASEIHGGKILAEGNVMISGGVINASIHAEGQVKARHLAGSTVCACGDVAVSSSIVDSTVETSESLLAPTATVLSSQITAAGKMLLLHVGSEKSKACRLVVGEDPILKRKLSSLRDRMQKLKDRTLRFKNVETRQRKALSRTELAIGKMVQFQDRTLLEIRKLEEDGVAVKSASTRAHLENLHKAIQDTEPKVEKLFQVQDALKSSLVRVVDRRTQCARDLADLEEEVQGLMQWAKMKKDRPEIRVGGTVAAGTVIIAPESSWKAVESVQAVRILEKSIEDPQTGVVKKKVILSGLS